In the Silvanigrella aquatica genome, AGGAAATGGCTCCAAAATTGTTTCTGTTGAAAAATCATTTGAGGAAGGCGCTATTAAAATTACAAACAAAGACACAGACATGGCCATTATGGGGAAAGGTTTCTTTCGCATTCAGCTTCCTGACGGAAATATTGCTTACAGTCGTGATGGGACATTTCGCCGCAGCGCCGATGGCCGCATTGTGACAGCAGAAGGACTCCCTTTAATTCCTGAAATCGTGGTCCCGCAAAACACATTGCATTTGAACATTGGAATCGATGGCATTGTCACGGCTAAAGTAAGTGGTGAGCAAGATCCGAGAAATTTAGGGCAAATTCAATTGGCAAATTTCATAAACCCCGCAGGCCTAAACTCAATGGGTAGAAACCTTTATACCGTAACAGCAGCCTCAGGCGAACCTATTGTCTCGATTCCGGGAGAAAATGGATTGGGAACAATTGATCAGGGTGAATTAGAAACAAGTAACGTAAATATTGTTGAAGAAATGGTTCAACTTATTGTAGGACAAAGAGCTTACGAACTAAATAGTAAAGTGATAAAAACAGGCGATGAAATGCTCGCTTCAACAAACCAAATGAAGTAGTAGGCATTTAAATGATAATGGATCAACCACTTATATATATTGAATATAAATCACTTTCAAACGATGAGAGTATCTCAGAAATACAAAAAGACATCATCGTGCAGCTTATTAAAATAAATAAGCCTCATGATCTCATTATTATTGAAAATCTTCATGAAAAGGAACAGAATCATAAACAATATATTTTAAGCGCAAAATGCATTCAATGCCAAGTTATTGATAATTCGCAATTAGAGATCGACAGTACTTCAATTAAAAAATCAAACAATAAATTTACTGATGAATATACATTTAATGTGTCAAGTTTTTCTAATAAAAAAACCACTTGGAAAATTGAAATAATTGAAAAGAAAATTATTTATTATATTGCAGCAAAACAATATATTTCACCCAATAATATATTATCAGAAAAAGATCTTGAGGTTGTTTCCTGCATGACATCAGAACCCAAATGTCTTCCCAAATTTCCTTTTTTTTCGAGTAACGATGCACTACAACAATTTTCAATATATAAAAATAAAAAGGCAGCAACTTCATTCCGTGAAGGACAGGAGATTGAAGCAAAATGGCTTTCCGATGAAATACTTATTCGAAGTGGAGAAAAGACTAAAGTTACTTACAGCCCCAACAATTCATTGACCATCCAAACTTTTGGAAAATCCCTTTCCAATGGTGGACGTGGAGAAATAATTCGTGTTCAAATAAACGACTGGTTCGACAAAGGCGCTACTTCTCGTCCTATTGGAATCATTGAAGGAACAGTCGTAGCTCCAGGTGAGGTTGAATATGCAGCCAAATAGCAAATACACACAATACAAAACAACTCTCGATCAAATCAATCTTCAAGATGAAGATGGTTATGTTGAAGTCTTAAAAACAGCTATTATAAGAGAAAATAAGAAACAAAATAAATCCTTAAAATATTCCAAATTAATTCAAAATTCAGATAATGACGAATTAAAAAATGTTTGGGGTACAACCGTTGAAAAATATTTAAATTCTGTAGAATATGCTTTTGATAAAGGAAACAGCACAGGTAAAAAGTTTTCAAATGCTTTAGATAATATTCCAGAACCCACTTCTAAAAAATTTGTACTGCGTTTTACACTTGGCTTTGTTGTCCTTGTGCTTATTATATTTTTTTCCAGCTGCAAGGTACAAGCACAAGTTCCCTTACCACCTGATAGCGCAATCCCTTCCTCTATTAGCAGGGCAGAAATTCAACAAAGGCAAGAAACTCAACGAGGACAAGAACAACTCTTTATTAAAAGAGAAAGCCTACAAATTAAAGCGAAAGAGCCTGGTTCCACTTCTGGAAGCATATGGGCAGATTCCCAACAACCAAAATCCCTTGTTACAGAATACCAACCCACTCATACGGGCGAAGTTATTACCATCACTATCCCCGATGATTTGCAATACAAACAACCCACAGATCAACCCAACTCCCCTACAGGACAAAAATTTGAACCTGTGAAATCAATGAAATTTGAAATTGTAGGAATCGAACCTGGTGGAGATGTGTTTTTAAGAGGGATAAAAAACTACGTCAGCGAAACGGGAGAACAAAGATCTATAATGGTTATGGCAAAAATGCCGCAAAGAAGTTTAAATAAATTTGAAGTCAGCGCTCGCGAACTAACTGAAGTTGCTGTGAATTCAGTTATTAATGGAGCCTCCTCCGATTATTCTGCTGCGGGATGGGATCAAACCGTTTCACGCAAAGTTTCAGGCTTTGCTCCCGATCTCAACTCCGCCGTAGGAGCTTT is a window encoding:
- the flgG gene encoding flagellar basal-body rod protein FlgG, encoding MLRSLNTAATGMDSQQRLIDTLSNNMANVNTIGFKASRAYFHDLLYQNIRAPGLQTTTGVVAPSGIQIGNGSKIVSVEKSFEEGAIKITNKDTDMAIMGKGFFRIQLPDGNIAYSRDGTFRRSADGRIVTAEGLPLIPEIVVPQNTLHLNIGIDGIVTAKVSGEQDPRNLGQIQLANFINPAGLNSMGRNLYTVTAASGEPIVSIPGENGLGTIDQGELETSNVNIVEEMVQLIVGQRAYELNSKVIKTGDEMLASTNQMK
- a CDS encoding flagella basal body P-ring formation protein FlgA encodes the protein MIMDQPLIYIEYKSLSNDESISEIQKDIIVQLIKINKPHDLIIIENLHEKEQNHKQYILSAKCIQCQVIDNSQLEIDSTSIKKSNNKFTDEYTFNVSSFSNKKTTWKIEIIEKKIIYYIAAKQYISPNNILSEKDLEVVSCMTSEPKCLPKFPFFSSNDALQQFSIYKNKKAATSFREGQEIEAKWLSDEILIRSGEKTKVTYSPNNSLTIQTFGKSLSNGGRGEIIRVQINDWFDKGATSRPIGIIEGTVVAPGEVEYAAK